The Lachnospiraceae bacterium KM106-2 nucleotide sequence CCATCGATTAAGATCTCACCTGAATTTACATCGTAGAATCTCATCAATAATTTAACCATAGTCGTTTTACCTGCACCAGTTGGTCCAACGATTGCAACCTTCTGACCTGGTTTTACTTTTGTAGAGAAATCATTGATGATGATCTTATCTGGATTATAACCAAACTCAACATCTCTAAATTCTACATTACCATTGATTCCTTCAATTGAAGTAGCATTTGGAACTGTCTGATCTTCCTCTTCTTCTTCAAGGAATTCAAATACACGTTCTGCAGCTGCAGCAGTCGATTGAAGAAGGTTAGAAACCTGTGCTAACTGACTCATTGGTTGTGTAAATTGTTTTACATATTGAATAAAGGATTGGATATCACCAACTTCGATCTTACCGTTAACAGCAAGGTAACCACCTAGTATGGCAACTGCAACATAACCTAAGTTACCAACAAACTGCATGATTGGCATCATCATTCCTGATAAGAACTGTGATTTCCAAGCAGATTCATAAAGAATCTCATTTGTCTCATTAAATGTCTCAATTACTTTTTCTTCGCCATTAAATACTTTAACAACGTTGTGTCCGCCATACACTTCTTCTACCTGGCCATTGATATGACCTAAGTATTCTTGTTGTGTCTGGAAATATTTCTGTGATTTCTTAACGATAACTCCGATGAATACGACAGATAGTGGGATGATCAAAATACTTACTAATGTCATCAATGGACTGATAGAAAGCATCATTGCTGCAATACCAATTACCGTAATTACACTTGTGATAACCTGTGTCATACTTTGATTTAAACTCTGACTTAAAGTATCGATATCATTGGTTACTCTTGATAATACTTCACCATTTGTTCTAGATTCAAAATATTTCATTGGCATACGATTGATCTTCTCTGAAATATCTTTTCTTAAGTTATAACTGATCTTCTGAGTGATACCAGTCATAATAAATCCTTGAATGAATGAAAATACTGCACTCACTACATAAAGGGCAAGTAGGATCATGAGGATCTTCGCAATATAATCAAAGTCAATTCCTGCTCCACCTTGAATCTTGCTTACTAAACCATTAAATAATTTTGTTGTTGCCTTACCAAGGATCTTTGGCCCAACGATACTAAAGATCGTACTTCCGATAGCAAAGAGAATTACAAAGATAACTCCAACTTTATATTGTGCAATTAATTTACCAAGTTTTTTAAATGTTCCTTTGAAATCCTTCGCCTTTTCACCCATTGCCATTTTCCCCATTGGGCCTCCGCCCATAGGACCTTTTTTGGCTGGTCGTTTATTTTCTTGATTACTCATTCTACTGCACCTCCTTGCTGTAATGTTCTTTTAGATCTTTTTCTATTTCTTCCTTTGATAACTGAGAATATGCGATCTGTTGATATACTTCGTTATCACGTAATAATTGTTGATGTGTTCCGATTCCCGCGATCTTACCTTCATCTAATACAATGATCTGATCTGCATGCATGATCGTGCTGATTCTTTGTGCTACGATTAATACGGTACTGTGACCTGTTTCACTCTTAAGCGCTTTACGAACTGCAACATCCGTTTTGTAATCAAGTGCTGAGAAACTATCATCAAATACATATACTTCGGGTTTCTTAGCAATTGCTCTTGCAATAGAAAGACGCTGTTTCTGTCCACCGGATACGTTGCTTCCGCCCTGTGCAATAGCGCTATCATATTTCTCAGGTTTTGCTTCAATAAAGTCAGTTGCCTGTGCAATAGAAGCTGCTTTCTCGATAACAGACATATCTGCATTTTCACAGCCATATGCGATATTGGAACGAATATCACCAGAGAATAACATCGCTTTCTGAGGAACAAATCCTAATCGATCTCGTAACTCATGCTGTGACATCTTTCTAATATCAATATCATCTAACGTAATGTTACCTTCTGTAACATCATAAAATCTTGGAATTAAGTTAACTAAAGTAGACTTACCACTTCCGGTACTACCGATAAATGCTGTTGTCTGTCCTGGAAGTGCTGTAAAATCAATATCGTGTAACACATTTTCATCTGCATTCGGATAACGGAAGGAAACATGATTGAATTTTAATACACCAGTTGTTGAAGTCGATTCTGTAATCTCTGAATGTTCTGGATCTTGAATCTGATTTGGTGTCTTAAGAACTTCATCAATACGTTTTGCACTAACGGCTGCTCTAGGGAACATAATTGAGATCATTGTTAACATTAAGAATGACATAACGATCTGCATTGTATATTGGATAAATGCCATCATATCACCAACTTGCATTGTTCCTGCATCGATATTCTTTGCACTAACCCAAACGATCAATACAGAAATACCATTCATAACAAACATCATCATTGGCATCATGAATGTCATTACACGGTTTGTAAATAACGTATTTCTTGTTAGATCCTGATTTGCTTTATCAAAACGTTTTTCCTCATGTCTTTCTGTTGAGAAAGCACGGATTACAGGAAGTCCAGTAAGGATCTCTCTTGTTACTAAGTTGATTCGATCTACTAATTTCTGCATACGATTGAACTTAGGCATTGCAATTACTAATAAAACTAATACGATTGCTAAGATGACTCCGACTGCTAACGCAATGATCCAAGTCATGCTAACATTAGTCTGTAATACCTTAAAAATACCGCCGATTCCAAGGATTGGTGCATACAATACCATACGTAATAACATAACGACTAACATCTGTACCTGTTGAATATCATTGGTACTTCTTGTGATCAATGATGCTGTTGAGAATTGATCCATCTCCGAACTAGAGAAAGATACTACTTTCTTAAATACCGAACCTCTAAGGTCACGACCAATTTTGGCACCGACTCTAGATGCAAGCATCGTAACTAAGACAGAAGCAACCATAATGGCAAATGCGATTCCGATCATTTTAAGACCTGTTACGATAATATAATTTCTTTGAAGTGCCTCGATATTAATTCCAACCGCTTTATATTCTCCTTGAACAGTCTGAATTGCCATCTGATTTACCATATAATCATCCATGTCATCGACTTGTTTGATCATATCTTTTAACATAACCTTTACATTATCTTTTCCTATCATCTTGAATACATCAAAGATATCGGCTTTACTGAGATCTGTTCCTTTTGGCATAGATGCCTGAACTCCTGCGATCATCTTCTCTCTCATCGATACTGATTTCTTATCAGTTCCAGAAAGCATAGATACAAGGAGCATTGGTCTTGCTAATTTTTCATCTAATGCTTCGATATCTGCATTATCTTTGCGAATATATAATCCTTCTTTTGCAATTGCCGGATATTTATCCTCTAAATTAGAAGTCCCCTTCTTCTTATACTCATATGAGTCTTTGATAAACTGAATATCCGTATCATCGAGAAAATACTCTAATTTGCTTAATTGACTTTCCCTCATTACTTCTGGTGAAATATGTTCGATACCATTTTGTTGGATACCGATATTTACAATATCCGATGTATAGGATGGTAATGATAGATCACCGGATGCCTGTAATATTAGTAGTACAAATATTACTACTACCGTTCCCATGGAACGTTTTAAATACTTAAATAAATTTGACATATCCTTTTCCTTTCTTACTGATTCTAAATCCCGTCTCTTGACATTTCTTCTTGAATAATTGTCTGCATCTTCTTGATCAGTTCTATTAACTCTTCTAAATCATCAGATCCAAAACGCTCTACAACGCGATTTGTTAATTGATCTAACATCTCTGTCTGTGAAGCTACTACTTTTCTTCCTTCTTCTGTTAATTTTATGATCACCGAGCGTCGATCGTTAGCATCTGTAGTACGAACGATATAATTTTTCTGTTCTAACTGCTTTAGCATTCTAGAGATAGCAGGCATCGTATTATTTAAATGGTGTGCTATGTCTGATACTTTTATAATTTTATTTTCTTCCTCATGCCTGCTTATCATCATCATGATAAAAGTTTCTGTCTGAGTCGTCTCTTTCTGATGCCTACACCCTAACTTTTTAAAGTTATGTAGGATGGAAACTAACTCTTTGGCATTATCTGATAGCATCTTCGTCACCTTCTTTTTTATTTAACTACATTAATATTTAACATAGTTAACTAATGTACTTAATCATTATAAGCAAGAATATAAATTTGTCAACTTACTTTATATTTTTTTAAGATTTCTAAAAAATGATACAACTAATAAAAGGAAGATTCTTTTTTATTAGATTGGATTATGCTATAATTACAGCATTAAACGAAGGAGATGAAATGAATGGAACCAATAGCAAGTTTTACAATTGATCATTTAAAATTAAAACCAGGTGTTTACGTATCAAGAAAAGATAAAGTTGGAAGTGAAGTAATCACTACTTTCGATATTAGAATGACTCGTCCAAATAATGAACCCGTTATGAACACAGCTGAGATGCATGCCATCGAACATCTTGCAGCAACATTTTTAAGAAATCATAAAGAATTTGGTCAAAAAATTATTTATTTTGGGCCAATGGGATGTCGTACTGGATTCTACCTTCTATTAGCTGGTGACTACGAATCAAAAACAATCGTACCACTACTTACAGAACTTTATGAATTCATCCGTGACTTCACAGGAGAAGTTCCAGGAGCAAGTGCGATCGGCTGTGGTAACTACTTAGACATGAACTTACCAATGGCAAAATATCTTGCTAATCGTTTCTTAGAAGAAGTTCTTTATCACATCACAGAGGAACGTCTTGTATATCCAGAATAAATTAATAAAAGAAAAGGCTTTCTTAAGCAGAGAGCCTTTTTCTTTTATCCAATAAGAAAGGAGAATTATTATGAGTATGATTATAACCATTGGTGGCGGTGAAATTGCTGCAAAAGAAACTCTTGTAATCGATCAATTTGTCGTTTCCCAATCTGGTAAAACACATCCAAAATTATTATTTCTTCCAACTGCAAGCAATGATGCTGCTGGTTACATTGAAATAGTTCAACAGATCTACGGAACTACTCTCGGCTGCCAAGTTGATTCTCTCTGTCTTTTACATTCTAATCCATCTCAAACTGAGATTGAAGATAAGATCCTATCTGCTGATATCATCTATGTAGGCGGCGGAGATACTGTGTTCATGATGAAATGCTGGGAAGAACAAGGGGTAACCCCTTATCTAAAAAAGGCTTCTCAACAAGGAACTGTCCTAGCAGGTCTTAGCGCCGGCTCTCTCTGCTGGTATCAAAAAGGCCACGTCGATTCTGACCCAATCACCAATAAAGAAGGCTGGTGGGATTCCAGGCCCTGTAACTTTCTAAATCTCATCCCAGCGATCCATTGCCCTCATTACAATCATAAAAACCATGAACGCTTCGACCTCTCCATGAAAAAAGAATCCCTCCCCGGCATCGCCCTAGAAGACAACACCGCCCTAGTAATAAAAGACAACACCTACAAAATCCTAAAATCCGATCCAACTAGACATGCTTACCTACTACATAACGAAACCGGTGTGGTTAAAAAAACAGAATTAATCTCCACCGAATATCACTCAATACAAGAACTCTATTTATAAATTCACTTCTATCTCCACATGCTGCGGTCTCCGCGGTTCCCTTCCACCGCGAAGACAAAATTCCGAGCTACGCTCAGAATTTTCGCTGCCTCTGCCATACCCTACCTGTTTTGCTCTCTGCCAATACAATAAATTGCCTTCCCGCTCGCGAATTTGATTTTCTTTTTTCAGAGCCATTTGCACAGAAGCACACGAACGGATACACATTGCGCAGGACGGGATTGAAAATTTCATTTTCAATTCCCGTCCTACCAATGCGTAAAAAGCTGGCGCAGACAGCGATCCGTTCCTGCGCTCCTGCGCTGGGCTGAAAAAAGACAATCCAATTCGCACTAGGGAAGGCTCACACCCCCCCAACCTAAGAGCAAAACTCACCCCTCCCCCAAAGAGCAAAACGCAAAAAAGGCCATAGACCAAAGCCTACAGCCCTTTCGCGGGATAAAATTAGTTAAAATAGGATATATATACAAACAAACTACTGAAATAAACTTAATTAATCTTAACGATGAAACGAACGCTGCTATCCCAATCCTTAGGAGCACCAGTAAAAGAAGTATAACTCTTGCCATTATCAAAAATATCTTTTACATTATCCAGCTTATCCTCGAACTCATCATTAAACTTATCAGAAAGCTTATCAATCGCTTTCCTCTTAAACTTGCTAACACCCTCATTCAGATCCTGGCTGCCATCAGCTGCCTTCTTCGTAGCATCCGTTAACTTCGTACCATTAGAAACAAGCTTTCCATTCGCATCCAAAATCTTCGAATTATTAGAAAGAAGCTTGTTACTGCCACTGCTTAACTTAGCAATACCCTCTTGCATTGCATCCATACCAGACATGATCTTAGCAGTACCATTCTTTAATGTACCAGTACCAGTTTTCAATTTAACACTACCATTCTTTAATGCCAAAGTACCTGTCTTTAACGAAACAGCACCCGTCTTTAAAGAAGCAGTTCCGGTCTTCAGTTGTGAAGTACCATTCTTTAACGTATTCGTTCCGGTCTTTAACTTAGAAGTACCTGCCTTTAAAGAACTTGTTCCGGTCTTTAAACTCTCTGTTCCAGTCTTAAGTGTTCCAGTACCTGTCTTTAACCCCGAAGCTCCGGTCTTTAAGCTCTCTGTTCCAGCTTTTAACTCAGCTGTTCCCTTTTTCAGTTCAGCTGTTCCATTCTTTAACTTCTCAACATTGGACTTCATTGTACCTAACTTAGACTTTGCATCCGTAAACTTGGTACCTAAAGAGCCAACATCCTTGGCCGTTGTTGATGCCTCAGTTTCCATTGTCGTAAGTCCTTCTTGAATACTATCTCCATATCCCTTTAACCCAGCTAAAATTTGCTTTTGACCTGCAATTGAATTCTTTAGTGGTTCCGTTAACTTACTATCTGTGCCTGCTGCTTCTAAAGCATCTAGAATTTGTTGATTTGCATCGATGGAATCAGATAACTTCTTATATAAACCACTTTCTCCATTTGCAACACTTGTTTTCATATCAGAAATGCCCTTGATCAGCTTACTAAACTTGGCTGTATAAGTGCTAAGATCAATCCCATTCATCTGGGTAACAAAACTATTTACGCCCTCTAATAGAAGACCAAGACCATTATCAATCTGACCTACTGTCGTATCAACAGTTCCAACTCCGGTATTTACCTTATCTGCTCCCGTTTCCAACTGACCTGCTGCTGTATCAAGATTACCGACACCGGTATTTACCGTATCCGCTCCGGTTGCAATCTTGCCTGCTGCCGTATCAAGAGTTCCAACTCCAGTATGAACCGTATTCGCTCCGGTTGCAATCTTACCGGCCGCTGTATCAAGCTTAGCTGCACCGCTCTTAACCTGACCAGCACCCTTATCTACCTTAGCAGCACCACTCTTTAACGTACCAACACTCTTATCTAATTTAACAGCACCACTATCGATCTTCTTCATTCCGCTCACTGCTGCTGGGACTTTCTTATAGAGTGATTCAATTCCGTCGCCGACTTTGCCAACCCCATCAAGATAAGTACTGATGGACTTTGTATAAGTACCGATCGCATTCGTATATTCACCTGTTTTCGAATGAAGCGTATTTAAACCATCACTTAAATCAGAAGAGCCATCTTTTAGTTTCTTCGTAGCATCTTCCATATCATCGATCTTATCTCCCAGCTTATCTAAAGAAATATCATCTAGTGAAATATCTGATAAAAGATCAGTTGAGATTACATTATAAAATGTCATTGGTTCATAATCCTTTACATCCCCCTTTAGAGTGATCACCTCGGGAACATCGACATCGTCCATATCAATACACTCTTTGATACCAGGCATAGAAACACCAACCATAATATAACGATCACCATCTGAAATAATCTTAGCATTTTCAGCTGTTATGTTAGAAAGTTTATCCGAATCGATTAAACATGCACATACAACCGTAAATGGCGTACACTTCTTATCAGAAGTAACTGTTTTATTCTTATACTCGAATTTAATTTCCAATTCTCCACTTTTACCCTTTAAGTCCTTAGCACTAATCTCCTGTCCATCTAACTTATAAGTAACCTTTGCTTCTACTGGAATCTCTTTATCCGTATTACCTTGATAATAGATATCATTTCCTGAAGCATTCCAATCTAACTCGTTTCCCGTTCCATTGGTATACTTCTCATTTCCCTTAACATTTTTAATATTCTTAAGATCTGCGATATCAGCCAGCTGATCATCCTTATTTATATTTTCAAGCCAGTTACTAACAATGACGTTATCTGTCTTTCCGGACGCATCCGCCATGACATATACGGTTTCATGTTTCTTATTCTTACCGTCGTTATTGGATTGCACTAAGCTTACTTTCTTTTTTTCTGTCTTTGCAATCTGTATCGTGTTTTGAGGAAATTTCGCTGTTGTAGCTAACGCATTGGTGGAAACGGTAGAGCCGATTACCAAAGTGGAGCATAATGTGACTGCTGCTGCTTTTCTTAATCTATTCTTATTCATAACGCATACCCCCTAATTTTTCTTTAAAAATCCGATACTTGTTTTACAAATTACCTTATCAAAAATCATATACATAGATGGAAGTACAAAGATTACTACTACCATGCTGACAATTGCACCACGTGATAATAAAGAACACAAGGAACTGATCATATCAATTCTAGAATAAAGACCAACACCGATCGTTGCTGCAAAGAAACTAAGTGCGCTGGCTACAATTGATTTAATACAAGCCTCATGTGTGATCCTAACTGCTTCCTTCTTCTCATGACCAAGACTTCTCTCTTTCCGATATCTTGTCGTCATCAGAATTGCATAATCAACGGTCGCACCCAGTTGGATGGTTCCGATTACGATTGATGCAATAAATGGGAGCTTCGTATTGGTATAGTATGGAATACTCATGTTAATACAAATAGCAAACTCAATAACAGCAACCAAGATAACCGGAAGAGAAATTGACTTAAAGATGATTAATATGATGACAAATATAATACCAAT carries:
- a CDS encoding ABC-type multidrug/protein/lipid transport system, ATPase component, which produces MSNQENKRPAKKGPMGGGPMGKMAMGEKAKDFKGTFKKLGKLIAQYKVGVIFVILFAIGSTIFSIVGPKILGKATTKLFNGLVSKIQGGAGIDFDYIAKILMILLALYVVSAVFSFIQGFIMTGITQKISYNLRKDISEKINRMPMKYFESRTNGEVLSRVTNDIDTLSQSLNQSMTQVITSVITVIGIAAMMLSISPLMTLVSILIIPLSVVFIGVIVKKSQKYFQTQQEYLGHINGQVEEVYGGHNVVKVFNGEEKVIETFNETNEILYESAWKSQFLSGMMMPIMQFVGNLGYVAVAILGGYLAVNGKIEVGDIQSFIQYVKQFTQPMSQLAQVSNLLQSTAAAAERVFEFLEEEEEDQTVPNATSIEGINGNVEFRDVEFGYNPDKIIINDFSTKVKPGQKVAIVGPTGAGKTTMVKLLMRFYDVNSGEILIDGNPIKSFNRGELRELFGMVLQDTWLFQGTIMENIRYGRLDATDEEVIAAAKAAHAHHFIQTLPGGYQMELNEEASNVSQGQKQLLTIARAILADNKILILDEATSSVDTRTEELIQKAMDNLMEGRTSFVIAHRLSTIKNADLILVMKDGDIVEQGNHEDLMSQNGFYANLYNSQFEQTA
- a CDS encoding lipid A export ATP-binding/permease protein MsbA; translated protein: MSNLFKYLKRSMGTVVVIFVLLILQASGDLSLPSYTSDIVNIGIQQNGIEHISPEVMRESQLSKLEYFLDDTDIQFIKDSYEYKKKGTSNLEDKYPAIAKEGLYIRKDNADIEALDEKLARPMLLVSMLSGTDKKSVSMREKMIAGVQASMPKGTDLSKADIFDVFKMIGKDNVKVMLKDMIKQVDDMDDYMVNQMAIQTVQGEYKAVGINIEALQRNYIIVTGLKMIGIAFAIMVASVLVTMLASRVGAKIGRDLRGSVFKKVVSFSSSEMDQFSTASLITRSTNDIQQVQMLVVMLLRMVLYAPILGIGGIFKVLQTNVSMTWIIALAVGVILAIVLVLLVIAMPKFNRMQKLVDRINLVTREILTGLPVIRAFSTERHEEKRFDKANQDLTRNTLFTNRVMTFMMPMMMFVMNGISVLIVWVSAKNIDAGTMQVGDMMAFIQYTMQIVMSFLMLTMISIMFPRAAVSAKRIDEVLKTPNQIQDPEHSEITESTSTTGVLKFNHVSFRYPNADENVLHDIDFTALPGQTTAFIGSTGSGKSTLVNLIPRFYDVTEGNITLDDIDIRKMSQHELRDRLGFVPQKAMLFSGDIRSNIAYGCENADMSVIEKAASIAQATDFIEAKPEKYDSAIAQGGSNVSGGQKQRLSIARAIAKKPEVYVFDDSFSALDYKTDVAVRKALKSETGHSTVLIVAQRISTIMHADQIIVLDEGKIAGIGTHQQLLRDNEVYQQIAYSQLSKEEIEKDLKEHYSKEVQ
- a CDS encoding transcriptional regulator, MarR family, with product MLSDNAKELVSILHNFKKLGCRHQKETTQTETFIMMMISRHEEENKIIKVSDIAHHLNNTMPAISRMLKQLEQKNYIVRTTDANDRRSVIIKLTEEGRKVVASQTEMLDQLTNRVVERFGSDDLEELIELIKKMQTIIQEEMSRDGI
- a CDS encoding S-ribosylhomocysteine lyase; its protein translation is MEPIASFTIDHLKLKPGVYVSRKDKVGSEVITTFDIRMTRPNNEPVMNTAEMHAIEHLAATFLRNHKEFGQKIIYFGPMGCRTGFYLLLAGDYESKTIVPLLTELYEFIRDFTGEVPGASAIGCGNYLDMNLPMAKYLANRFLEEVLYHITEERLVYPE
- a CDS encoding peptidase E translates to MSMIITIGGGEIAAKETLVIDQFVVSQSGKTHPKLLFLPTASNDAAGYIEIVQQIYGTTLGCQVDSLCLLHSNPSQTEIEDKILSADIIYVGGGDTVFMMKCWEEQGVTPYLKKASQQGTVLAGLSAGSLCWYQKGHVDSDPITNKEGWWDSRPCNFLNLIPAIHCPHYNHKNHERFDLSMKKESLPGIALEDNTALVIKDNTYKILKSDPTRHAYLLHNETGVVKKTELISTEYHSIQELYL
- a CDS encoding membrane protein, with translation MNKNRLRKAAAVTLCSTLVIGSTVSTNALATTAKFPQNTIQIAKTEKKKVSLVQSNNDGKNKKHETVYVMADASGKTDNVIVSNWLENINKDDQLADIADLKNIKNVKGNEKYTNGTGNELDWNASGNDIYYQGNTDKEIPVEAKVTYKLDGQEISAKDLKGKSGELEIKFEYKNKTVTSDKKCTPFTVVCACLIDSDKLSNITAENAKIISDGDRYIMVGVSMPGIKECIDMDDVDVPEVITLKGDVKDYEPMTFYNVISTDLLSDISLDDISLDKLGDKIDDMEDATKKLKDGSSDLSDGLNTLHSKTGEYTNAIGTYTKSISTYLDGVGKVGDGIESLYKKVPAAVSGMKKIDSGAVKLDKSVGTLKSGAAKVDKGAGQVKSGAAKLDTAAGKIATGANTVHTGVGTLDTAAGKIATGADTVNTGVGNLDTAAGQLETGADKVNTGVGTVDTTVGQIDNGLGLLLEGVNSFVTQMNGIDLSTYTAKFSKLIKGISDMKTSVANGESGLYKKLSDSIDANQQILDALEAAGTDSKLTEPLKNSIAGQKQILAGLKGYGDSIQEGLTTMETEASTTAKDVGSLGTKFTDAKSKLGTMKSNVEKLKNGTAELKKGTAELKAGTESLKTGASGLKTGTGTLKTGTESLKTGTSSLKAGTSKLKTGTNTLKNGTSQLKTGTASLKTGAVSLKTGTLALKNGSVKLKTGTGTLKNGTAKIMSGMDAMQEGIAKLSSGSNKLLSNNSKILDANGKLVSNGTKLTDATKKAADGSQDLNEGVSKFKRKAIDKLSDKFNDEFEDKLDNVKDIFDNGKSYTSFTGAPKDWDSSVRFIVKIN